The Desulfovibrio sp. UIB00 DNA window CCTTGCCATCCTTGACGAAGAGAAAATGGGCGGGCCGCTCATCACGCAGGATGCGCAGCAATACACGCGTTACCACCACCAGCGCGTTGGTGGGAAAGCCGTCGGAGCGCTGCATGTTCTTGTTGGCAAAAAAACCGCGATATATAAAGGCAGAGCCGTCCATAAGAAAGACAGGCTCGGCAGAAAGATTGAGGCGTTGTTTCAGCGACATGACAGCCCGGTGGTTTGGGGTTTCAAAAAGATTTCAAAACGGTTCGCAGGCCAGGACGCTTGCGAAGATGTTGTGCTACGCGTATAGTATAGTGATGGAAACAAGTCCGCAAGTGACCGTATCTGTTCAGGGGCCGCTGCTGCGCGTGAGCGTTGGCGGGCGCTGGAATTTGGACGAACCATGGCCTCTGGAGGCCATGGCCGCCCTGAGCCAGATAGCCGACCAGCGCATCCGCGAGGTGTGCCTTGAAAGCGCCGCCCTTGGACAGTGGGACAGCACCCTGCTGGTTTTTCTGGTGCAGATGGTCAAGGCGGCGCGCGCCCGTGATCTGCCGGTGCATACGGAACTGCCCGAAGGCCTTGAGCGCCTTATCAAACTGGCCTTTGCTGTTCCTGCCAAGGCAGGCTCCGAACGCAGCAAAACCGATGCGGGCTTTGTGACCCGCGTGGGCGAATGCGTGCTGGCTCTGCGGCCCAAGCTCGAGGACTTTCTTAATTTTCTTGGCGAGATTGTACTTTCCATCTGGCGGCTGTTTCTTGGCAGGGCCAAGATGCGCCCTATGGACCTGTTTGCCGCCATGCACGAATGCGGCGTGGCCGCATTGCCCATCATTTCGCTCACGAGCCTGCTGTTTGGCCTGATTCTGGCCTTTGTGGGCGCGGTGCAGCTCACCCAGTTTGGCGCGCAGATTTATGTTGCGGGCCTTGTGGGTATCGGCATGCTGCGGGTCATGGGGGCCATCATGGTGGGTGTGGTCATGGCGGGCCGGGTGGGCGCTGCCTACGCCGCCCTTATCGGCACCATGCAGGTCAACGAAGAGGTGGACGCGCTCTCCACCCTTGGCATTTCTCCCCACGACTTTCTTGTGCTGCCGCGCGTGCTGGCCCTCATGGCCATGATCCCCCTGCTGACCCTGTATGCCGACCTCATGGGCGTTATCGGCGGTTTTCTGGTGGGCACCACCATGTTGCGCCTGAACCCGATGGAATACATCAACGCTACCATACAGATGGTGCCCTTCAAGCATATGATTATCGGCCTTGTGTACGGCACGGTTTTTGGGGCCATTGTGGCCGTGGCAGGGTGCTATCAGGGCATACGTTGCGGACGCAGCGCCCAGGCTGTGGGCCAGGCCACCACCACGGCAGTGGTGCAGGCCATTGTGGGCATTATTGTGGCTACCGCCATCATCACCGTTATCTGCAACGTGCTGGAGGTGTAACATGCCTGACGCCGACCAGCCCTCCATTATCCTGCCAAATACGGACGCGACCAGCGCTGCTCCGTCCTGCCCGGCCTCTGCCGTGCCGGATGAAGACGTGCGCATCAGGGTACGTGATCTTACGGTGGCCTTCGGTTCCTTTGTGCTCATGCGCAATGTGTCGTTTGACGTGCGCGTGGGCGATATTTTCATGGTCATGGGCGGTTCCGGCTGCGGCAAAAGTACACTCTTGCGCGTGCTCATGGGCCTCAAGGAGCCGCAGCAAGGACAGATATGCTATAACGGCGAAGATTTCTGGGCTGGCACGGAAGAAAGCCGCAGCCGCATCATGCGCAACACAGGCGTGCTCTTTCAGGGCGGCGCGCTGTGGAGTTCCATGACGCTGGCGGAAAATGTGGGGCTGCCCCTGCAACAGTATACTGACCTCACCGATGATGAAATCAGGGAACAGGCTTCGCTCAAACTGGCTCTTGCGGGTCTGGCAGGATTTGAGGATTATTATCCCTCGGAGATCAGCGGCGGCATGCGCAAACGCGCGGGGCTTGCCCGGGCGCTGGCGCTTGATCCGCAGATTCTCTTTCTGGACGAGCCTTCCGCAGGGCTTGACCCTGTCAGCTCCCGGCTGCTGGACGACCTGATACTGGAGCTGCGCGACAGCCTGGGTACAACGTTTGTCATTGTTTCTCACGAGTTGCCGAGTATCTTCACCATAGCCAGAAACAGCATCTTTCTGGATGCGCAGAGCAGAACGGTCACTGCCAGCGGTAATCCCAGCGAGTTGGTGAAAGATCCCAATACAGACCAAAGCGCAAAGCTCTTTCTGACCAGAGGCGGCAGGCGCGACCAGAATGAGGACGCAGGCGAAAACGCCCCAGCGGCAACTTCGCGCGCTGCAACTTCGCACAAGGAACAATCCCGATGAACTCGCAGTCATACAAAACAACTGTCGGCGCTTTTGTGCTGGGGGGCCTGGCCCTACTGGTGCTTGGCATCATGCTGCTCGGCGGTGGCCGCCTTTTCAGCAATGATCTTGAATACGTGATGTACTTTGATGGCTCTGTCAGCGGGCTCTCCACGGGCGCGCCGGTTGTGTTCAGGGGCGTGCCCATGGGCAGCGTCACGCGCATCAATCTGGTTGCCAACGCGCGCGATTCCAACGTGACCATCCCCGTCTATATCCGCATTGACGAACGCAGCTTTGTACGCGCCAGCGGCGCTGCCGCGCCCTCCGAATCTTTCCAGCAGGAAATCATACGCCGCATGGTGCAGCGCGGCCTGCGCGGGCGGCTGCAACTGCAAAGCCTTATCACCGGGCAATACCGCGTGGAGCTTGATTTTTATCCCGCAACGGCGGCCAACTTCCGCTCCGCTACGCCGGATATGGAAATCCCCACCATTCCTTCACCCATTGATACGCTGCAAAGCACGCTCTCGCAGATGCCACTGGAGCAGATGGTAAATTCTTTCAGCGCCGTGCTGCAAAACCTTGCCCTCGGCCTCAGCGACGACAAGCTGGGCAAGGCGCTTACGGCATTCACCAACACCTTTCAGGAAGCCCACAGCATTTTGCACGAGGGCGCCATACGCACCAATACGGAACAGGTTCTCAAAAGCCTGAGCACGGCCAGCGTCTCAGTTGAAAAGGAACTGCCAGCCACGCTGGTTTCCTTCCGCGAAGCCATGCAGAGCATGGCGGTTGCGGCAGATCAGTTGCGTGTGGTCACAGCTTCGGCCCAGGGCATTCTGGGGCGTGATTCGCCCACCATGAACGATCTGCGCCGCCTTCTCAAAGAGAGCACCGATACCATGCGCTCCATGCGCGCCCTGGCCGAAATGCTTGAACGTAATCCCGAAGCTCTGCTGCGGGGCAAGCAAGGAACACGCTGATGCAACGCAAAATCCTTCTTCTTTCGCTGGTGCTGCTCACACTTTTGAGCGGCTGCGCGCGCAGCACCCCCACGCGCTATTATCTGCTTGAAAGCGCCCTTGACCCGGTCAAGGCCGACACGCTGCCCACCAAAAACCTGCGTGTGGCGCAGGTTACCGTGCCGGATTATCTTGACCGCAACAGCATTGTCAGCCGTGTGAACGGCGAAACAGAGCTTGTTGTTTCGCAATTTCACGCCTGGGCGGAGCCCGTTGGGCATGGCGTGCGCCGCGTGGTGCAGGAAGTGCTGACCCCGCCCTTGCTGGCCGTGGGGCTGAACGTGCTTGCGCCGGGCGACGACACCCGCGCCGACTATGTGCTGCTTGTGGATTTGCAGAGACTGGACGGCAATTTCGACTCCAAGGCCGTGCTTGAGGCGCGCTGGACACTGAAAAATCGCCACGATGAAGTCATCGCCCGGGGAATTTATGCCGATGCAGAGCCTGTGGCGGGCAAAACCTATGACGTGCTCACAGCGGCAGAAAGCCGCATGGTACGCCGCATGGGCGAACATCTAGCCGCCCGCCTGCCCGTGCTCACACGGGGCAAGTCATGAACTGGGCAGAAGAAACCGCCGATCCATCCCAGGTACACAGGCGCAACATCATCCTGCTTGTGGATGACGCGCCTGAAAACCTGCGCATTCTCAGTGAATGCCTGCGCGACAAATACACAATCATGTTTGCCAAAAACGGTACAGACGCCTTGCGTCTGGCCCTGCGGCAGCCCCCTCCAGACCTGATCCTGCTTGACGTCATCATGCCCGGCATGGACGGGTACGAAGTATGCAAGCGCCTGCGCAGCGATGCGCAGACACGCGACATCCCGGTTATGTTCATTACGGCGCAGAATGAAGAAACCGATGAGGCCAAGGGCCTCTCGCTGGGCGCGCAGGATTACATAACCAAACCTTTCCGCTCCTCGCTGGTGCGCAACCGCGTAGCCAACCAGCTCAAGTTCAAACTCTACCGCGACCATCTGAACGATCTGGTGCTTGCCCGCACACGCCAGCTTGCCCTCACGCAGGAAGCCACCATTCACGCCATGGCAAGCCTTGCGGAATGGCGCGATACGGAAACCGGCGCGCACATCAAACGCACGCAGAACTACGTGAAGGCGCTGGCCGTCTATATTTCGCAACTGCCAGAGTACAGGGACGAACTGGATGCCGATGCCATTTCGTGGCTCTACCTTTCTGCACCGCTGCATGATGTGGGCAAGGTCGCCATTGCAGACACAGTGCTGCACAAGCCCGGCCCCCTCACCGATGAGGAATACGAGGCCATGAAGGAACACACCACGCTCGGGCGCGCAGTGCTGGCCTCGGCGGACAAGTTTCTGGGGGAAAATTCCTTTCTCCGCATCGCAAGCGACATTGCCTACTGCCACCACGAACGCTGGGACGGCAAGGGCTACCCCCGCGGCATTGCAGGCAAGGACATTCCGCTCTCCGCCCGCCTTATGAGCGTGGCCGACGTGTACGACGCCCTGCGCAGCAAGCGCGTCTACAAACCCGCCATGCCGCACGAAACAGCCATGCGCATTATTGTGGAAGGACGCAGCACCCAGTTTGACCCCGAAGTGGTGGACGCCTTTTTGGCCATGCAGGAGCAGTTCCGCAGTATTGCCGCGAAATATTCAGACATGTAGCCCCCTGAACTTTGCCGCGTAATGGCGATCTTCTGCTTCTGCCCGACATTTCTCCCTGTTCTGACGCAGCGGCTGCCAACAGCAACCGCCGCACCAGCCTACACTTTCTGCCCAGCCTGCCCGTCAAAAACATCCCTGGCGGCAAACAGGCCGTTCAGCGCGGCGGGAAACCCAGCGTACACGGCCATCTGCATAATGACTTCCAGTATTTCCTGACGGGTGCAGCCCACATGCAGGGCAGCCGCAATATGTACGCGCAGTTGCGGAACCGCGTTGCCCATTGCTGTCAGGGCCGCCACAACGGCAATCTCCCGCTTTTTCAAATCCAGCCCTGGCCTTGAATAGATATCCCCGAACGGAAATTCCACAAGGTATTGCGCAAAATCTGGGCAAATGGCCCGCACGCTTTCCAGCACTTCTTCCCCGCCGCGTCCGTCAACCTGTTCCAGCATGGCAAGCCCTGTGGCATAACGATCAGTCTGCATGACATTCTCCTGTGTAATGGCCTGGCTCAATGCTGTGGCCCTGATCAGACTTTTATGCCCATGCCCGCGCTTTGCCTCTTGCCTTTTTGGTGATACCTTTAAAGCATGGCTAACGATCTTTTTGACATCCCCGATTGGCGGCTGCTGCGCTATTTTTCTGTAGTTGCAGAAGAAGGCAGCCTTCGCCGCGCAGCTGACAAGCTGTATATGACCCAGCCGCCCCTGAGCCGCCATATGCGGCATCTGGAAGAAATGCTGGGCATCACGCTGTTTGAGCGCCACAGCCGAGGGCTGACACTCACAAAGGCAGGGCTGGAAGTGCTGCGCATTGCCCGCCCGGTACTGGAAGCACAGGACGCCGCAAGGCTGCTTTTGCGGAGGCTCGGACATGGCGGGAATGGATCAGAAGCGCCCTTGTCAATCGGTCTGACAACAGCTTTTGAACAGGGCATTTTTTCAGGCTTCATGAAAAAGCTTGATACTCTCAGAGATAATCCGCTGCGCTATGTACGCCAGCCCTCGCCCCAACTGGCGCGCGGTATTAGCCGGGGCAGACTGAATGCGGCACTGGTGGCCCTGCCGCTTGAGGTTCCGGGAGTGCGCGTAAGCCCGCTGCCGTATGCAGAGCCTCTGCTGGCAGCTTTGCCCGCAGCATGGCTTGCAGGCCTGCATCATGACAGTCAGGAGCCGATACGCCTGCAAAATCTGAACGGCAGACCTCTTTTCTGGTTTCGACGAGAGAACAACCCCGCGTACTTTGACCATATGCGCGGTATTTTCACCCATATGGGCTTTGCACCTGTTTATCTGGAAGAACCAGAAGAGCATGATGTGCTGCTGGCCCGCATTGCCCAAGGGGATGGTATGGGGATGCTGCCTCGTTCATTTTCCGCCATTGGGCGAAGAGGTGTTGTCTTTTGCCCGCTGGCGGAAGGGGAACTGCTGGAACTACGCTTGGGCCTGGCGCTGCAAATGGGTGGTGATTACGGCCCGGAAGACAGTGCCCAGGAGGATGACGAACCCAAAACGGCATCACAATTACGCCAGATCATTGCTGAAGCCGCTCATTTTCTGGGCACGGCATAACCAGCGCAAAAAACAGAAAAGCCCGGCAGCCGAAGCCGCCGGGCCCAAAAGACGCGCACAAAAAATTTACTGCTTTACCATCACCTTGGCGGGGCGGAGCAAGCGTTCGCCCAGTTTGAAACCCCGTTGCAACACACGTGCAACAGAGTTGGGGGCAAAATCGGGGCGGTCTTCAAAACCCACTGCTTCATGCACGTTGGGATCAAATTCCTCGCCTTCCTCGCCCAGGGGCTTGAGGCCGTGTTTTTCCACCGCATCAAGCAACAGCTTGTGGGTCATGGCCACGCCCTGCAACATGTCCTTGCAGGCTTCGCTCTTGCTGCCGTAACGCAGGGCCAGATCAAGGTTGTCGAGCGTAGGCAGCAGATCACCCAAGACCTTTTCAGCAGCGTAGCGCATCTGCTCTTCATGCTCGCGCGTGAGGCGCTTCTTGAAATTGTCCATTTCTGCGGCATTGCGCAGGCGCATTTCTGTCAGCTCCGCCTTGCAACGTTCTTCAAGGCTTTCGGCTGAAGCCGCCTTGTCTGACGGGGCAGTATCAGCCTCCTGCGCGGAATCGGCAGCGGGATTTTTACCCGCATTTTGACCGAACAGAACACCTTCTTCTTCAAGAAAACCATCTTCCGGTCTTTCGGGCTGGCATTCTGCCCGGTTATCCGCCTGGCCGCCCTGCTGACTGCCCTGCTGTCCGAATGAGTGGTTCATTTTATGACGCTGCATGCTTCCTCCTGAATCGACCCCGGCGGGGTCACGATGCTTTCCGTTAAGTAAGTATGCTTGTCCACCCTGTCAAGGCGCTGCCGTCACTGCAAAAAGTTTTGTTCCGCCCTCTACGGCTCCAGCACTTGCACCCGTTGGCAGACATCTGCGCCTCGACATTCTGCGGCGGCTTCTGTATATTGCGCGAACCAGAAGAGGAACAGCACTATGACATGCCGAATTTTGACGCTGCAACATGAACAGGAATGGCCCGCGCTGGCCCAGTGGCTGCAAGGGCGGCACAACCCTGGCAACGGGGTGGAAAGCGCCGTAACCGACATTATCAACGCTGTGCGGCAAAAGGGCGACGACGCCCTTGTGGAGTACACGCGCAATTTTGACTGCCCTGACTTTGCCCCGCCCCTACGCGTGAGCGAGCAGGAAATCGCCAAGGCGGCAGCCTCCGTCACCATTGAAAGCCGCGAAATCATCGGCGAGGCTGCGTCCAATATACGTTCTTTCCACGAAGCGCAGGTTGAGAAATCGTGGTTTCTCACCCGCCCGGACGGCAGCATTCTCGGCCAGCAGGTTACATCTGTTGACGCGGGCGGCCTGTATGTTCCCGGCGGCCAGGGCGGCAATACGCCCCTTGTTTCCAGCCTGCTCATGAGCGCCATACCCGCCCAGGTGGCCGGCGTGCCGCGTCTGGCGGTATTTACGCCGCCCCGCAAGGATGGCACGGTTAATCCCCACATTCTTGCCGCTGCGCATCTACTTGATATTGATGAAGTTTACCGCGTTGGCGGGGCATGGTCCATTGCGGCCATGGCCTACGGCACACAAACCATTAAGCCTGTGGATGTTATTGCCGGGCCGGGCAATATTTTTGTCACCACTGCCAAGCGCTTTGTGCAGGGCACTGTGGGCATTGATATGATCGCCGGGCCAAGCGAAGTGCTCGTGCTGGCCGATTCTTCCGCCAATCCCGCATGGCTTGCAGCGGATATGCTTTCGCAGGCGGAGCACGATGCTTTGGCCTCGGCTATCTGCATCACGGACGATGCCCGCCTGGCCGATGCCCTCCAGCAGGAGCTGAAAAAGCAGTGCGCCGCCCTGCCCAGAGCCACCACCGCCGCCCGCGCGCTGGAAGACTGGAGCGCCATTGTGGTTACGCCCAATCTTTCCGTAGCTGTGGCGGTTGCCAACATGGTAGCCCCGGAGCACCTTGAACTGTGCACCCGCGACCCCTGGGCCGTATTGCCCTTTATTCGCCATGCCGGGGCCGTGTTCATGGGTCAGCACAGCCCTGAACCTGTGGGCGACTATTTTGCCGGGCCCAACCATGTGCTCCCCACACTGGGAACGGCGCGTTTTTCATCGGCCCTTTCGGTGCAGACCTTCTGCAAAAAGACCAGCATCGTGGCCGCTTCTTCAACCTTTTTACAGCAGAACATGCAGTCCATAGCCGCCCTTGCCCGGCTGGAAGGCCTGGAAGCCCACGCCCGCTCCGTTGAAGTGCGCGGGAAGAAATAGCAAGAGCCAGAGGAATCAGGAGCCATCATGAAAGTCGTGGTAAAAACCGAGATCAGCGCCTATCCCCTTCTTTCTCGCGGGAAAGTGCGCGACATCTATGATGTGGACGAAAAAACACTACTCATTGTCACCACTGACCGCATGTCGGCCTTTGACGTGATCATGAAC harbors:
- a CDS encoding LysR family transcriptional regulator — protein: MANDLFDIPDWRLLRYFSVVAEEGSLRRAADKLYMTQPPLSRHMRHLEEMLGITLFERHSRGLTLTKAGLEVLRIARPVLEAQDAARLLLRRLGHGGNGSEAPLSIGLTTAFEQGIFSGFMKKLDTLRDNPLRYVRQPSPQLARGISRGRLNAALVALPLEVPGVRVSPLPYAEPLLAALPAAWLAGLHHDSQEPIRLQNLNGRPLFWFRRENNPAYFDHMRGIFTHMGFAPVYLEEPEEHDVLLARIAQGDGMGMLPRSFSAIGRRGVVFCPLAEGELLELRLGLALQMGGDYGPEDSAQEDDEPKTASQLRQIIAEAAHFLGTA
- the hisD gene encoding histidinol dehydrogenase gives rise to the protein MTCRILTLQHEQEWPALAQWLQGRHNPGNGVESAVTDIINAVRQKGDDALVEYTRNFDCPDFAPPLRVSEQEIAKAAASVTIESREIIGEAASNIRSFHEAQVEKSWFLTRPDGSILGQQVTSVDAGGLYVPGGQGGNTPLVSSLLMSAIPAQVAGVPRLAVFTPPRKDGTVNPHILAAAHLLDIDEVYRVGGAWSIAAMAYGTQTIKPVDVIAGPGNIFVTTAKRFVQGTVGIDMIAGPSEVLVLADSSANPAWLAADMLSQAEHDALASAICITDDARLADALQQELKKQCAALPRATTAARALEDWSAIVVTPNLSVAVAVANMVAPEHLELCTRDPWAVLPFIRHAGAVFMGQHSPEPVGDYFAGPNHVLPTLGTARFSSALSVQTFCKKTSIVAASSTFLQQNMQSIAALARLEGLEAHARSVEVRGKK
- a CDS encoding HD domain-containing phosphohydrolase, which translates into the protein MNWAEETADPSQVHRRNIILLVDDAPENLRILSECLRDKYTIMFAKNGTDALRLALRQPPPDLILLDVIMPGMDGYEVCKRLRSDAQTRDIPVMFITAQNEETDEAKGLSLGAQDYITKPFRSSLVRNRVANQLKFKLYRDHLNDLVLARTRQLALTQEATIHAMASLAEWRDTETGAHIKRTQNYVKALAVYISQLPEYRDELDADAISWLYLSAPLHDVGKVAIADTVLHKPGPLTDEEYEAMKEHTTLGRAVLASADKFLGENSFLRIASDIAYCHHERWDGKGYPRGIAGKDIPLSARLMSVADVYDALRSKRVYKPAMPHETAMRIIVEGRSTQFDPEVVDAFLAMQEQFRSIAAKYSDM
- a CDS encoding MlaD family protein, with protein sequence MNSQSYKTTVGAFVLGGLALLVLGIMLLGGGRLFSNDLEYVMYFDGSVSGLSTGAPVVFRGVPMGSVTRINLVANARDSNVTIPVYIRIDERSFVRASGAAAPSESFQQEIIRRMVQRGLRGRLQLQSLITGQYRVELDFYPATAANFRSATPDMEIPTIPSPIDTLQSTLSQMPLEQMVNSFSAVLQNLALGLSDDKLGKALTAFTNTFQEAHSILHEGAIRTNTEQVLKSLSTASVSVEKELPATLVSFREAMQSMAVAADQLRVVTASAQGILGRDSPTMNDLRRLLKESTDTMRSMRALAEMLERNPEALLRGKQGTR
- a CDS encoding ATP-binding cassette domain-containing protein, with translation MRNVSFDVRVGDIFMVMGGSGCGKSTLLRVLMGLKEPQQGQICYNGEDFWAGTEESRSRIMRNTGVLFQGGALWSSMTLAENVGLPLQQYTDLTDDEIREQASLKLALAGLAGFEDYYPSEISGGMRKRAGLARALALDPQILFLDEPSAGLDPVSSRLLDDLILELRDSLGTTFVIVSHELPSIFTIARNSIFLDAQSRTVTASGNPSELVKDPNTDQSAKLFLTRGGRRDQNEDAGENAPAATSRAATSHKEQSR
- a CDS encoding PqiC family protein, whose product is MQRKILLLSLVLLTLLSGCARSTPTRYYLLESALDPVKADTLPTKNLRVAQVTVPDYLDRNSIVSRVNGETELVVSQFHAWAEPVGHGVRRVVQEVLTPPLLAVGLNVLAPGDDTRADYVLLVDLQRLDGNFDSKAVLEARWTLKNRHDEVIARGIYADAEPVAGKTYDVLTAAESRMVRRMGEHLAARLPVLTRGKS
- the grpE gene encoding nucleotide exchange factor GrpE, which produces MQRHKMNHSFGQQGSQQGGQADNRAECQPERPEDGFLEEEGVLFGQNAGKNPAADSAQEADTAPSDKAASAESLEERCKAELTEMRLRNAAEMDNFKKRLTREHEEQMRYAAEKVLGDLLPTLDNLDLALRYGSKSEACKDMLQGVAMTHKLLLDAVEKHGLKPLGEEGEEFDPNVHEAVGFEDRPDFAPNSVARVLQRGFKLGERLLRPAKVMVKQ
- a CDS encoding ABC transporter permease; the protein is METSPQVTVSVQGPLLRVSVGGRWNLDEPWPLEAMAALSQIADQRIREVCLESAALGQWDSTLLVFLVQMVKAARARDLPVHTELPEGLERLIKLAFAVPAKAGSERSKTDAGFVTRVGECVLALRPKLEDFLNFLGEIVLSIWRLFLGRAKMRPMDLFAAMHECGVAALPIISLTSLLFGLILAFVGAVQLTQFGAQIYVAGLVGIGMLRVMGAIMVGVVMAGRVGAAYAALIGTMQVNEEVDALSTLGISPHDFLVLPRVLALMAMIPLLTLYADLMGVIGGFLVGTTMLRLNPMEYINATIQMVPFKHMIIGLVYGTVFGAIVAVAGCYQGIRCGRSAQAVGQATTTAVVQAIVGIIVATAIITVICNVLEV
- a CDS encoding carboxymuconolactone decarboxylase family protein; translation: MQTDRYATGLAMLEQVDGRGGEEVLESVRAICPDFAQYLVEFPFGDIYSRPGLDLKKREIAVVAALTAMGNAVPQLRVHIAAALHVGCTRQEILEVIMQMAVYAGFPAALNGLFAARDVFDGQAGQKV